One Pseudomonas sp. C27(2019) DNA window includes the following coding sequences:
- a CDS encoding Lon protease family protein encodes MPESTLNAQRLLPEQLTRTFSEHFNFVTTADLEPLAGVLGQARAVQALQFGISMQRHGYNVFVMGESGSGRFSYAQRYLVEQAKQRPTPADWLYVNHFTEVREPHALQLPAGEGSRFCTDISTLLDNLLATFPAVFETPAWQQKKSAIDRRFNRRYDKAIDVVEKLALEKNIALYRDSINIAFTPMHDGKALDEAEFAQRPESEREKFHADIAVLEEHLNKELSSLPQWKRETSNELRQLNEETIALALEPLLSPLAHKYAEHPCVVAYLQAMQSNLLKTVVEQLVDEEHSDALARKLLEEQYSPNLVVGHAPNEGAPVVFESHPTYDNLFGRIEYSTDQGVLYTSYRQLRSGALHRANGGYLILEAEKLLSEPFVWEALKRALHSRELKMESPLVELSRVAAATLIPQMIPLQVKVVVIGSRDLYYALQELDPDFQEMFRMLVDFDEDIPLNDETLTQFAQLLCARTQEEGMAPLTAAAVQHLARYSARLAEHQQRISASLADLFQVLSEADFLRHTAAAKLTDAEHVDSAIAARRTRTGRVSERIMDDMLSGVILIDTQGAAVGKCNGLTVLAVGDSAFGVPARISASVYPGGSGIVDIEREVSLGQSIHSKGVMILTGYLGSRYAQEFPLAISASIALEQSYGYVDGDSASLGEVCALISALSRTPLKQSFAITGSINQFGEVQAVGGVNEKIEGFFRLCQARGLTGEQGVIIPRSNIVNLLLDEAVVSAVEAKQFNIYTVSHVDEALCLLSGVAAGCADENGNFPEGSLNAMVVTRLRTIAELDVLADEQKPPRT; translated from the coding sequence ATGCCGGAATCAACTCTTAATGCACAGCGTCTCTTACCTGAGCAATTAACTCGCACTTTTAGTGAGCACTTTAATTTCGTTACCACCGCTGATCTTGAGCCATTAGCTGGCGTTCTCGGACAGGCACGTGCTGTGCAGGCATTACAGTTTGGTATATCCATGCAGCGCCATGGTTACAATGTGTTTGTTATGGGTGAGTCTGGTTCTGGTAGGTTTTCTTATGCACAGCGCTATCTCGTTGAGCAGGCTAAGCAGCGCCCAACCCCAGCTGACTGGCTGTATGTCAATCATTTTACAGAAGTGCGTGAGCCCCATGCCTTGCAGCTTCCTGCTGGTGAAGGCAGCCGCTTTTGTACTGATATCAGCACCTTATTAGATAATTTATTGGCTACCTTTCCAGCTGTCTTTGAAACGCCAGCCTGGCAGCAAAAAAAAAGCGCCATTGATCGCCGCTTTAATCGCCGTTATGACAAAGCCATTGATGTGGTTGAAAAGCTGGCGCTGGAAAAAAACATTGCCCTTTATCGTGACAGCATCAATATAGCCTTTACTCCCATGCATGACGGTAAAGCATTGGACGAAGCTGAGTTTGCGCAACGCCCTGAGAGTGAGCGTGAAAAGTTTCATGCTGATATTGCTGTTCTTGAAGAGCATCTCAATAAAGAGCTGTCTAGCTTGCCGCAATGGAAGCGTGAGACGAGCAATGAGTTACGCCAACTGAACGAGGAAACCATCGCTTTAGCACTAGAGCCCTTATTGTCGCCGTTGGCGCATAAATATGCAGAACACCCCTGTGTTGTTGCTTATTTACAGGCCATGCAAAGTAATTTGTTAAAAACAGTGGTTGAACAATTAGTTGATGAAGAGCACAGCGATGCGTTGGCTCGTAAGCTATTAGAAGAGCAATACAGCCCCAATTTAGTGGTTGGTCATGCACCGAATGAAGGTGCACCGGTGGTTTTTGAATCGCATCCAACCTATGACAATCTATTTGGGCGCATTGAGTACAGTACCGATCAAGGTGTGCTCTATACCAGCTATCGTCAATTGCGCTCAGGGGCGTTACACAGAGCCAATGGTGGCTATTTAATTTTAGAGGCAGAAAAGCTGCTGTCTGAACCCTTTGTCTGGGAGGCGTTGAAACGGGCGCTGCACTCACGCGAGTTAAAAATGGAGTCACCGTTGGTTGAGTTGAGTCGCGTGGCAGCCGCCACCTTGATTCCGCAAATGATTCCTTTGCAGGTGAAGGTGGTGGTTATCGGTTCACGTGATTTGTATTATGCCTTGCAAGAGCTTGATCCCGACTTCCAAGAAATGTTTCGCATGCTAGTGGACTTCGATGAAGATATTCCCCTGAATGACGAGACGCTAACCCAGTTTGCGCAACTGCTCTGTGCGCGCACTCAGGAGGAAGGCATGGCGCCATTAACGGCTGCAGCGGTGCAACATTTGGCGCGCTATAGTGCGCGTTTAGCTGAGCATCAGCAGCGTATCTCAGCCAGTCTTGCTGATTTATTTCAAGTGCTCAGTGAGGCAGATTTTTTACGCCATACTGCTGCCGCTAAACTGACTGACGCCGAGCATGTTGATAGCGCTATTGCCGCACGACGCACTCGCACTGGGCGTGTCTCCGAGCGGATTATGGATGATATGTTATCGGGCGTGATTTTGATTGATACGCAAGGCGCAGCAGTGGGTAAATGTAATGGCCTGACTGTATTGGCTGTTGGTGATTCAGCTTTTGGCGTGCCTGCGCGCATCTCTGCTTCGGTGTATCCGGGCGGCAGTGGCATTGTAGATATTGAGCGTGAAGTGAGTTTAGGGCAGTCGATTCACTCAAAAGGGGTGATGATTCTGACAGGGTATCTGGGTAGCCGTTATGCACAAGAGTTTCCTTTGGCCATATCGGCAAGTATTGCTCTAGAACAATCATATGGCTACGTCGATGGCGATAGTGCTTCATTGGGTGAGGTCTGTGCCTTAATCTCAGCTTTATCACGCACACCGTTGAAGCAGTCATTTGCTATCACCGGCTCAATTAATCAGTTTGGCGAAGTGCAGGCTGTGGGTGGCGTTAACGAGAAAATTGAAGGTTTCTTTCGCTTGTGTCAGGCGCGCGGTTTAACCGGTGAGCAGGGCGTGATTATTCCGCGCTCTAATATTGTTAACCTGTTACTTGATGAGGCTGTAGTGAGCGCCGTCGAAGCAAAGCAGTTTAATATCTATACTGTCAGTCACGTAGATGAGGCATTGTGTTTGCTTAGTGGCGTTGCTGCAGGCTGTGCTGATGAGAATGGTAACTTTCCTGAAGGATCGCTTAATGCCATGGTTGTAACACGCTTACGCACTATTGCAGAGCTTGATGTGCTAGCTGATGAACAGAAACCCCCTCGAACATGA
- a CDS encoding TraR/DksA family transcriptional regulator, whose protein sequence is MAELDPRVRLQALLTEYSTRAEAIERDLSREHAQSFSEQATERQNDMVLQGLLADARMGVQEVKQALERLDAGTYGECEKCGEPINEARLEALPTAQHCINCAD, encoded by the coding sequence ATGGCAGAACTTGATCCACGTGTGCGTTTACAAGCATTGCTCACGGAGTACAGCACGCGGGCAGAGGCCATTGAGCGTGACTTGTCACGTGAGCATGCACAAAGTTTTTCTGAGCAAGCCACAGAGCGTCAAAATGATATGGTTTTGCAAGGCTTGTTGGCTGATGCACGCATGGGCGTGCAAGAAGTAAAACAAGCGCTTGAGCGCCTCGATGCAGGTACCTACGGCGAGTGTGAAAAGTGCGGTGAGCCAATCAATGAAGCACGGCTTGAAGCTTTGCCTACGGCTCAGCACTGCATTAACTGCGCAGATTAA
- the gdhA gene encoding NADP-specific glutamate dehydrogenase, whose product MSQTLDAFLSHIKQRDPDQPEFHQAVEEVLRTLWPFLEDNPRYMQAGIIERMVEPERVILFRVPWVDDAGKVHVNRGYRIQMNSAIGPYKGGLRFHPSVNLGVLKFLAFEQVFKNSLTSLPMGGGKGGSDFNPKGKSDNEVMRFCQSFMTELFRHIGHHLDVPAGDIGVGAREIGFMFGQYKRLANEFTSVLTGKGMTYGGSLIRPEATGYGCVYFAEEMLKSAKRRFEGQRVAISGSGNVAQYAAQKVIELGGKVISLSDSGGTLYIENGMDSEHWKYLMDLKNIRRGRIEEMAEHFGLQYLPGQRPWGLQCDIALPCATQNELDIDDARTLIKNGCICVAEGANMPSTLDAVDLFIEQGMLYAPGKASNAGGVAVSGLEMSQNAMRLLWTDGEVDAKLHSVMQQIHAACVHYGTENGRVNYVKGANIAGFVKVADAMLAQGIV is encoded by the coding sequence ATGTCGCAAACTCTTGATGCGTTTTTATCCCATATAAAACAGCGTGACCCAGATCAGCCAGAATTTCATCAGGCTGTTGAAGAAGTGCTGCGCACTCTGTGGCCTTTCCTTGAAGATAACCCGCGTTATATGCAGGCTGGCATCATTGAGCGAATGGTTGAGCCCGAGCGTGTGATTTTATTCCGCGTACCTTGGGTAGACGATGCCGGTAAAGTGCATGTTAATCGTGGCTATCGGATTCAAATGAACAGCGCTATCGGCCCTTATAAAGGCGGTTTGCGCTTCCATCCGTCAGTCAACTTGGGTGTTTTAAAGTTCTTAGCTTTTGAGCAAGTCTTTAAGAATTCATTGACTTCATTGCCGATGGGCGGTGGTAAGGGTGGTTCAGACTTTAACCCTAAGGGTAAAAGTGACAATGAAGTGATGCGCTTCTGTCAGTCATTTATGACTGAGTTATTTCGCCATATCGGCCACCACCTTGATGTCCCAGCAGGTGATATTGGTGTGGGTGCCCGTGAGATTGGCTTTATGTTTGGCCAGTACAAGCGTCTTGCCAATGAGTTTACCTCTGTATTAACCGGTAAAGGCATGACCTATGGTGGCAGCTTAATTCGCCCTGAAGCGACTGGCTATGGCTGTGTGTATTTTGCTGAAGAAATGCTGAAAAGTGCTAAGCGTCGTTTTGAAGGCCAGCGTGTAGCTATTTCTGGCTCGGGTAACGTGGCTCAGTATGCTGCGCAAAAAGTTATTGAGCTGGGCGGCAAGGTGATTTCTTTATCTGATTCGGGTGGGACGCTGTATATCGAAAACGGTATGGACAGTGAACATTGGAAGTACCTGATGGACCTCAAAAATATCCGTCGCGGTCGTATTGAAGAAATGGCCGAGCACTTTGGCTTGCAGTACCTACCAGGCCAGCGTCCTTGGGGCCTGCAATGTGATATTGCGCTGCCGTGTGCAACACAAAACGAGCTCGATATTGATGATGCGCGTACCTTAATTAAAAACGGCTGCATCTGTGTTGCTGAAGGGGCCAACATGCCATCCACATTGGATGCAGTTGATCTGTTTATTGAGCAGGGCATGCTGTATGCGCCTGGTAAAGCGTCTAACGCCGGTGGTGTAGCGGTGAGCGGCTTGGAAATGAGCCAAAACGCAATGCGTCTACTGTGGACTGATGGTGAGGTGGATGCCAAGCTGCACAGTGTTATGCAGCAAATTCATGCTGCCTGTGTCCATTACGGCACGGAAAATGGTCGCGTAAACTACGTCAAAGGGGCAAATATTGCCGGCTTTGTCAAAGTTGCAGACGCCATGTTAGCGCAGGGTATTGTTTAA